The Fructilactobacillus myrtifloralis genome contains a region encoding:
- a CDS encoding prephenate dehydrogenase, with protein MTTVLIHGFGLLGSSLARALKQGPAPVTIIGSDQNPTQLEYAQTHQLVDKVSQGLDLVNQADVIILATPVDQIKQTLTELAHRSLKPGTIVTDVGSTKQSIVAASQALAATPAVFVGGHPMAGSHKTGVRAGRADLFENAFYFQTPQTNAERSAAQQLQHLLAATRAKFVTITPARHDYLVGQVSHLPHVLAAGLVNQAQQALQSDPLGLRVAAGGFKSMTRIAAADPTMWQSILLNNGPVVSAQVATYMETLQRIKTAIDDQDGDALLAYFQRAQQSRQQLEQHDDNRGAGFYDLFLDIPDQPGTLAHITTLLAEQHLNLVNIQILEVREEVNGILQLTFSTAQDAQAAATWLAPDYHIVRRD; from the coding sequence ATGACAACGGTTTTGATTCACGGCTTTGGGTTGTTAGGGAGTTCGTTAGCACGGGCTTTGAAGCAGGGACCCGCGCCCGTGACCATCATTGGAAGTGATCAGAATCCAACCCAACTGGAATATGCGCAGACGCATCAGTTAGTGGATAAGGTCAGTCAGGGTTTAGACCTAGTTAACCAAGCGGATGTGATTATCCTTGCTACTCCGGTTGACCAGATTAAACAGACGTTAACCGAGTTAGCCCACCGGTCGTTAAAGCCCGGCACGATTGTAACCGACGTGGGGAGTACCAAACAGAGTATCGTCGCGGCTAGTCAGGCACTGGCTGCGACTCCGGCGGTCTTTGTCGGCGGTCATCCGATGGCGGGCTCCCACAAAACCGGTGTACGAGCGGGCCGAGCGGATCTGTTTGAGAATGCCTTTTACTTTCAGACGCCCCAAACAAACGCAGAACGTAGCGCGGCGCAACAATTACAGCACTTGTTAGCCGCCACTCGGGCTAAATTCGTTACGATTACCCCCGCCCGGCATGATTACCTAGTCGGGCAGGTGAGCCACTTACCCCATGTGTTAGCCGCCGGGCTGGTGAACCAGGCCCAGCAAGCTTTACAATCCGATCCACTCGGACTACGGGTGGCCGCGGGGGGCTTTAAGTCAATGACGCGAATTGCCGCCGCGGATCCGACGATGTGGCAGTCAATTTTGTTGAATAACGGTCCGGTTGTGAGCGCGCAGGTAGCTACTTACATGGAAACGTTGCAACGCATTAAAACCGCCATTGATGATCAGGACGGAGACGCGTTGCTGGCCTACTTTCAACGCGCACAACAAAGTCGTCAGCAGTTGGAGCAGCATGATGATAACCGGGGAGCGGGCTTTTATGATCTGTTCTTAGACATTCCGGATCAGCCGGGGACGTTGGCGCACATCACGACGTTACTGGCTGAGCAGCATTTAAACCTCGTGAACATCCAGATTTTAGAAGTGCGCGAGGAAGTTAACGGGATTTTACAACTGACGTTTAGTACCGCACAGGATGCACAGGCAGCGGCAACGTGGTTAGCACCTGACTATCACATCGTGAGGAGGGATTAA
- a CDS encoding MerR family transcriptional regulator, whose amino-acid sequence MAKLAHTTRRTLIFYDEKGIFKPHHRDQNGYRYYAYNQLYDLTFILGLRKLGVSLSDIQAIRNTDQQALAADKLIGIQTQINRKITELTEIQTIINNRLQQTKRPPIPLYQPVLRNDPAMAFWCSRQSVNCTEEEVAQLFSEFYQQFPQLAALDTNQSGFLTTLGVNNPAGYATASFRIIREVNHQPNELLIPVINKPAGLFVGIHVENTLAGIHRGLVALKAFCQRKKISTEDYLWQINDDNQFVSNGASRCGWLEFRVVNH is encoded by the coding sequence ATGGCAAAATTAGCCCATACGACCCGCCGAACCCTCATCTTTTATGATGAAAAGGGGATTTTCAAACCGCACCATCGTGACCAAAATGGTTACCGTTATTACGCCTACAACCAACTCTATGATTTAACTTTCATTCTTGGGTTACGCAAGTTAGGAGTTTCTCTAAGTGACATCCAAGCCATTAGAAACACCGACCAGCAAGCGCTCGCTGCCGATAAATTAATTGGAATCCAGACCCAAATTAACCGTAAAATAACTGAATTAACTGAGATTCAAACCATCATCAATAATCGATTGCAGCAAACTAAGCGGCCCCCAATTCCTCTATATCAGCCCGTCCTTCGCAATGATCCTGCAATGGCCTTTTGGTGTTCTCGCCAATCCGTTAATTGTACTGAGGAGGAAGTTGCCCAGCTCTTCTCTGAATTTTATCAACAATTTCCGCAATTAGCAGCGCTGGATACGAACCAATCTGGGTTTTTAACTACGTTAGGAGTCAATAATCCAGCTGGCTATGCAACAGCTTCATTTCGAATCATCCGAGAAGTTAATCACCAACCAAATGAACTCTTGATTCCGGTCATTAATAAACCCGCGGGGTTATTCGTTGGGATTCACGTTGAAAACACCCTAGCCGGCATTCACCGGGGCCTCGTAGCACTCAAAGCGTTTTGTCAGCGGAAAAAAATTTCAACCGAGGATTATCTGTGGCAAATTAACGATGATAACCAGTTCGTTAGTAACGGGGCCTCGCGTTGTGGTTGGTTGGAATTTAGAGTTGTTAACCACTAA
- a CDS encoding shikimate kinase — MDLILIGFMGSGKTTISRRLGQRLGLPVTDLDQVIVTTAEQSIATIFAEQGEAGFRRLETQALAQQISQPGILATGGGVPTQAQNRSLLHRQPAPVVLLEIAPETAYERVKADEQRPLAKQLDLAKLAALKVARQANYQRCADLIVDANQSPDLIVDEILTKYQLG, encoded by the coding sequence ATGGACTTGATTTTGATTGGGTTTATGGGGAGCGGAAAGACTACGATTAGTCGGCGCTTGGGACAACGGTTGGGGCTTCCCGTGACCGATCTCGATCAGGTGATCGTGACTACCGCCGAGCAATCGATTGCTACTATTTTTGCGGAGCAGGGCGAAGCGGGGTTTCGGCGCTTAGAAACGCAGGCGTTAGCCCAACAAATCTCCCAGCCTGGGATTTTAGCAACGGGCGGAGGAGTCCCTACTCAAGCGCAGAACCGGTCTCTCTTACACCGGCAGCCCGCGCCCGTAGTTTTACTGGAAATTGCCCCGGAAACAGCGTACGAACGGGTTAAGGCGGATGAACAGCGTCCGCTGGCAAAGCAGCTCGACCTTGCCAAACTGGCGGCCCTGAAAGTCGCGCGGCAAGCCAACTACCAACGGTGCGCAGATTTGATTGTGGATGCGAATCAGTCGCCGGATCTGATTGTGGATGAGATTCTAACTAAGTATCAACTGGGCTAA
- a CDS encoding replication-associated recombination protein A — protein MRQESLFANEEANAPLASRVRPRTLAEFVGQQQLLGPGKILREIIENDQVSSMIFWGPPGTGKTTLAEIIARQTQAHFISFSAVDSSISKIKKIMQQAEVEREVGQKTMVFVDEIHRFNKAQQDAFLPYVEQGSITLIGATTENPSFEINSALLSRCKVFVLKPLQVADIVELLQHALNHPAGFPKQTIKISSAELQAIATFANGDARIALNTLEMAVLNGHRAQNVVTITAADLSQLISQKFVLYDKNGEEHYNLISALHKSMRNSDVDAAIYWLSRMLAGGEDPLYIARRLVRFASEDVGLADTNALNVAINVFQACQLIGMPECDVHLVEAVTYLALAPKSNAIYKARLAAKKDVKQTINDPVPLQLRNAPTKLMKELGYGKDYQLAHAHPDKLTTMKTMPPDLAGREYYLPTDSGNEARFKARLAQIKAWHQQHDEPE, from the coding sequence TTGCGACAGGAATCACTTTTTGCAAATGAGGAAGCCAATGCCCCCCTCGCTAGCCGGGTGCGGCCCCGCACTCTAGCAGAGTTTGTCGGTCAGCAACAACTTTTGGGTCCAGGTAAAATTTTACGCGAAATTATTGAGAATGATCAGGTGTCCTCGATGATATTTTGGGGACCACCGGGAACTGGCAAAACTACGTTAGCTGAAATCATTGCCCGGCAAACCCAGGCGCATTTCATTAGCTTCAGTGCGGTTGATAGTAGCATCAGTAAGATCAAAAAAATTATGCAACAGGCCGAAGTCGAGCGGGAAGTCGGCCAAAAGACGATGGTTTTTGTCGATGAAATTCATAGGTTCAATAAGGCCCAACAGGATGCGTTTTTACCGTATGTGGAACAGGGCAGCATCACCCTAATCGGGGCAACGACGGAAAATCCTTCGTTTGAAATTAACTCGGCCTTATTGTCACGGTGTAAGGTGTTTGTGTTAAAACCCCTCCAAGTGGCAGACATTGTGGAGTTACTGCAGCATGCGCTCAATCATCCTGCCGGATTTCCTAAGCAAACGATTAAAATTAGTTCCGCTGAGCTTCAGGCGATTGCGACCTTTGCAAACGGGGATGCCAGGATTGCACTGAACACGCTCGAAATGGCAGTTTTAAACGGGCACCGCGCCCAGAATGTGGTCACGATTACCGCTGCTGATTTAAGTCAGTTGATTAGCCAAAAATTCGTGCTCTATGATAAAAATGGCGAGGAACATTATAACCTAATTTCCGCCCTGCATAAGTCAATGCGCAATAGTGATGTAGATGCCGCCATTTACTGGCTTTCACGGATGCTTGCAGGGGGCGAAGATCCTTTGTACATCGCGAGACGACTGGTCCGGTTTGCCAGTGAAGACGTGGGTCTTGCTGATACCAATGCTTTAAACGTGGCGATTAACGTGTTTCAAGCCTGTCAGTTGATTGGGATGCCAGAATGTGACGTTCATCTCGTAGAAGCGGTGACGTATTTAGCCCTCGCGCCGAAGTCGAATGCGATTTACAAGGCGCGCTTGGCCGCGAAAAAGGACGTGAAGCAGACCATTAATGATCCAGTTCCGTTGCAGCTTCGCAACGCTCCGACTAAATTAATGAAAGAGTTGGGTTACGGCAAGGATTACCAACTAGCACACGCGCATCCGGATAAACTGACGACGATGAAGACGATGCCACCAGACCTTGCCGGTCGGGAATACTATCTTCCCACCGACTCTGGCAACGAAGCCCGGTTTAAGGCGCGCTTGGCACAAATCAAAGCCTGGCATCAGCAACATGATGAACCGGAATGA